The Primulina huaijiensis isolate GDHJ02 chromosome 12, ASM1229523v2, whole genome shotgun sequence genome has a window encoding:
- the LOC140990169 gene encoding abscisic acid 8'-hydroxylase CYP707A2-like isoform X2, with protein MGFISSCFLIVALVLFLIFVLNHILKILSSGTVQLPLPPGTMGWPYIGETLILYSQNPNVFFASKVKKYGSIFKSHILGCPCVMISSPEAAKVVLVSKSHLFKPTFPASKERMIGKQAIFFHQGDYHTKLRKLVLRAFMPESIKNIVSHIESLAVGSLESWEGKLITTYQEMKTYTFNVALISIFGKDEVLYREDLKRCYYILEKGYNSMPINVPGTLFYKAMKARKELDQILAKILSLRRQTKSDHVDLLGSFMGEAVGLTDEQITDNIIGVIFAARDTTASVLTWILKFLAENPSVLQAVTEEQEAIMKYKEEKLLTWADTKKMPITTRVIQETLRVASILSFTFRETVEDVEFNGYLIPKGWKVLPLFRNIHHSPDNFQEPEKFDPSRFEVAPKPNSFMPFGSGTHSCPGNELAKLETLVLVHHLTTKYRWSTVDPENGIQYGPFALPQDGLPIKLTRKMVSNNFAQK; from the exons ATGGGTTTCATTTCTTCATGTTTCTTGATTGTGGCCTTGGTTTTATTCTTGATCTTTGTCCTAAATCACATCCTCAAAATCTTGTCATCTGGGACTGTGCAATTGCCACTTCCACCAGGCACAATGGGTTGGCCTTACATTGGTGAAACCTTGATATTATATTCACAAAACCCTAATGTTTTCTTTGCTTCCAAAGTCAAGAA GTATGGTTCCATATTCAAGAGTCACATACTAGGATGTCCTTGTGTGATGATTTCAAGTCCAGAGGCAGCAAAAGTTGTGTTGGTGTCCAAATCTCATCTCTTCAAGCCCACGTTTCCGGCTAGCAAAGAGAGAATGATAGGCAAGCAAGCCATATTCTTCCACCAAGGAGATTACCACACCAAGCTCAGGAAACTTGTCCTCCGAGCATTCATGCCCGAGTCGATCAAAAACATCGTATCACACATCGAGTCGTTAGCCGTTGGATCTCTGGAATCATGGGAGGGAAAATTGATCACCACTTATCAAGAAATGAAAACA TATACATTCAACGTGGCGTTAATTTCAATATTTGGAAAAGACGAAGTTCTGTACAGAGAAGATCTAAAGAGGTGTTATTACATTCTTGAAAAGGGATACAATTCGATGCCAATCAACGTCCCCGGAACACTTTTTTACAAAGCAATGAAAGCTAGGAAGGAATTGGATCAAATCTTGGCCAAAATCTTGTCACTCAGGCGACAAACGAAAAGCGACCACGTCGATTTGCTCGGATCATTCATGGGAGAGGCCGTAGGTCTAACAGATGAACAGATCACGGACAATATCATCGGTGTCATATTCGCAGCTCGAGACACCACTGCTAGTGTCCTAACATGGATTCTTAAGTTCCTTGCTGAAAATCCAAGTGTTCTTCAAGCTGTCACC GAAGAGCAAGAGGCCATCATGAAGTACAAAGAAGAGAAGTTATTGACTTGGGCAGATACCAAGAAAATGCCAATCACAACAAGGGTTATTCAAGAAACACTTCGAGTTGCGTCTATTCTATCTTTTACGTTCAGAGAAACTGTTGAAGATGTAGAATTTAATG GATACCTCATTCCCAAAGGATGGAAAGTATTACCCCTCTTCAGAAACATTCATCATAGTCCAGACAATTTCCAGGAACCTGAGAAATTTGATCCTTCAAGATTTGAG GTTGCTCCCAAGCCCAATAGTTTCATGCCATTTGGTAGTGGGACCCACTCATGTCCTGGGAATGAGTTAGCCAAACTTGAGACACTGGTCCTTGTGCACCACCTCACCACCAAGTACAG GTGGTCTACAGTGGATCCAGAGAATGGAATTCAGTATGGACCATTTGCTCTTCCCCAGGATGGTTTGCCAATCAAGCTCACTCGCAAAATGGTCTCCaacaattttgcccaaaaataa
- the LOC140990169 gene encoding abscisic acid 8'-hydroxylase CYP707A2-like isoform X1, whose translation MISSPEAAKVVLVSKSHLFKPTFPASKERMIGKQAIFFHQGDYHTKLRKLVLRAFMPESIKNIVSHIESLAVGSLESWEGKLITTYQEMKTYTFNVALISIFGKDEVLYREDLKRCYYILEKGYNSMPINVPGTLFYKAMKARKELDQILAKILSLRRQTKSDHVDLLGSFMGEAVGLTDEQITDNIIGVIFAARDTTASVLTWILKFLAENPSVLQAVTEEQEAIMKYKEEKLLTWADTKKMPITTRVIQETLRVASILSFTFRETVEDVEFNGYLIPKGWKVLPLFRNIHHSPDNFQEPEKFDPSRFEVAPKPNSFMPFGSGTHSCPGNELAKLETLVLVHHLTTKYRWSTVDPENGIQYGPFALPQDGLPIKLTRKMVSNNFAQK comes from the exons ATGATTTCAAGTCCAGAGGCAGCAAAAGTTGTGTTGGTGTCCAAATCTCATCTCTTCAAGCCCACGTTTCCGGCTAGCAAAGAGAGAATGATAGGCAAGCAAGCCATATTCTTCCACCAAGGAGATTACCACACCAAGCTCAGGAAACTTGTCCTCCGAGCATTCATGCCCGAGTCGATCAAAAACATCGTATCACACATCGAGTCGTTAGCCGTTGGATCTCTGGAATCATGGGAGGGAAAATTGATCACCACTTATCAAGAAATGAAAACA TATACATTCAACGTGGCGTTAATTTCAATATTTGGAAAAGACGAAGTTCTGTACAGAGAAGATCTAAAGAGGTGTTATTACATTCTTGAAAAGGGATACAATTCGATGCCAATCAACGTCCCCGGAACACTTTTTTACAAAGCAATGAAAGCTAGGAAGGAATTGGATCAAATCTTGGCCAAAATCTTGTCACTCAGGCGACAAACGAAAAGCGACCACGTCGATTTGCTCGGATCATTCATGGGAGAGGCCGTAGGTCTAACAGATGAACAGATCACGGACAATATCATCGGTGTCATATTCGCAGCTCGAGACACCACTGCTAGTGTCCTAACATGGATTCTTAAGTTCCTTGCTGAAAATCCAAGTGTTCTTCAAGCTGTCACC GAAGAGCAAGAGGCCATCATGAAGTACAAAGAAGAGAAGTTATTGACTTGGGCAGATACCAAGAAAATGCCAATCACAACAAGGGTTATTCAAGAAACACTTCGAGTTGCGTCTATTCTATCTTTTACGTTCAGAGAAACTGTTGAAGATGTAGAATTTAATG GATACCTCATTCCCAAAGGATGGAAAGTATTACCCCTCTTCAGAAACATTCATCATAGTCCAGACAATTTCCAGGAACCTGAGAAATTTGATCCTTCAAGATTTGAG GTTGCTCCCAAGCCCAATAGTTTCATGCCATTTGGTAGTGGGACCCACTCATGTCCTGGGAATGAGTTAGCCAAACTTGAGACACTGGTCCTTGTGCACCACCTCACCACCAAGTACAG GTGGTCTACAGTGGATCCAGAGAATGGAATTCAGTATGGACCATTTGCTCTTCCCCAGGATGGTTTGCCAATCAAGCTCACTCGCAAAATGGTCTCCaacaattttgcccaaaaataa
- the LOC140989348 gene encoding early nodulin-like protein 13 — MAGCFSRTKISSVLFFSFMFLGLSEARVYLVGGKNNAWRTPSSEADSLSSWSEKSRFLIGDSLVFEYDGSKDSVLLVTKGDYLACNTSSPIESYSGGNTTVKLERSGPYYFISGEQGNCVNGQKVIVVVISERHNRFIGGSPAASPEEGMSPAPLPTSGGEMPMGGLVVGFVVALVGSFVM; from the exons ATGGCTGGTTGTTTTTCAAGAACAAAGATTTCTTCGGTATTGTTCTTTTCTTTTATGTTCTTGGGCTTGTCGGAAGCTAGAGTGTATCTAGTCGGAGGGAAAAACAATGcgtggagaactccttcttcgGAAGCCGATTCTCTCAGTAGCTGGTCGGAGAAATCGCGTTTCTTGATCGGCGATTCTCTGG TGTTTGAATACGATGGCTCGAAAGACTCGGTTTTGCTAGTGACTAAAGGAGACTACCTGGCATGCAACACGTCGAGTCCTATCGAAAGCTACAGCGGTGGAAACACGACAGTGAAGCTGGAGAGATCAGGGCCATACTACTTTATCAGTGGGGAGCAGGGCAACTGCGTGAATGGACAGAAGGTTATTGTGGTGGTGATATCCGAAAGGCACAACCGATTTATTGGTGGCTCTCCAGCTGCTTCCCCGGAGGAGGGTATGAGCCCGGCCCCCTTGCCAACTAGTGGTGGTGAGATGCCAATGGGTGGACTTGTGGTGGGTTTCGTGGTGGCGCTAGTGGGTTCTTTTGTAATGTGA
- the LOC140989662 gene encoding probable monogalactosyldiacylglycerol synthase, chloroplastic, translating into MQSSTVTQEPTNPFGFVSQLGSFVFDHSRLNPNGNPLFLSSDLYFDSKQKPKAVASLSLSTRGACFGIRRALNDFNRVIKFHCERIPLGFASVGLDSGENNGLRDDGNGVLEESEEGSFNNVVSNSPKKVLILMSDTGGGHRASAEAIRAAFSEEFGDEYQVFITDLWTDHTPWPFNQLPKTYNFLVKHGSLWRLTYYFTAPRLIHQSNFAATGTFIAREVAKGLMKYKPDIIISVHPLMQHVPLRILKTKGLLKKTVFTTVVTDLSTCHPTWFHKLVTRCYCPSQEVAKRAQRAGLRSSQIKVYGLPVRPSFVKPVCSKNELKKEIGLDEDLPTVLLMGGGEGMGPIESTARALGDALYDEVNGEAIGQVLVICGRNKKLANKLQSIEWKINVQVKGFVTKMEEYMGACDCIITKAGPGTIAEAMIRGLPIVLNGYIAGQEAGNVPYVVKNGCGKFSKCPKEIANIVSEWFGPKRGELIAMSQNALRLARPDAVFKIVHDLHELVRQNNKVPLYCTT; encoded by the exons ATGCAGTCTTCTACTGTTACTCAAGAACCCACAAATCCGTTTGGTTTTGTATCTCAATTGGGTTCGTTTGTATTCGACCATTCCAGGTTGAATCCTAATGGGAATCCCTTATTTTTGTCGAGTGACTTGTACTTTGATTCCAAGCAGAAGCCTAAGGCTGTGGCTTCATTAAGTTTAAGTACTAGAGGTGCTTGTTTCGGAATCAGGAGAGCATTGAATGATTTTAATAGAGTTATTAAATTTCACTGCGAACGAATCCCACTTGGTTTTGCTTCTGTTGGGCTTGATTCCGGGGAAAACAACGGGTTAAGAGATGATGGGAATGGGGTTTTGGAGGAGTCTGAAGAAGGGTCGTTCAATAATGTCGTGTCTAATTCTCCAAAAaaagttttgattttgatgagtGATACTGGTGGGGGTCATCGAGCTTCTGCAGAGGCTATAAGGGCTGCTTTTAGCGAAGAATTTGGAGACGAGTATCAG GTATTTATCACTGATTTGTGGACAGATCACACCCCATGGCCTTTTAATCAGTTGCCAAAGACTTACAACTTTCTCGTGAAACATGGTTCATTGTGGAGATTGACATATTATTTCACTGCTCCTCGTCTTATTCATCAGTCCAATTTTGCTGCAACCGGAACTTTTATAGCCCG AGAGGTTGCTAAAGGACTGATGAAATACAAACCAGATATTATCATCAGCGTTCATCCTTTAATGCAACATGTCCCCCTTCGCATTTTGAAGACAAAGGGCCTCTTAAAGAAGACCGTTTTTACCACTGTAGTCACGGATTTGAGCACTTGTCATCCGACATG GTTTCACAAGCTTGTGACAAGATGCTATTGCCCGTCACAAGAGGTGGCAAAACGAGCACAAAGAGCTGGTCTTCGGTCTTCTCAAATTAAGGTTTACGGCCTTCCTGTACGGCCCTCATTTGTAAAGCCTGTTTGCTCGAag AATGAATTGAAGAAGGAGATTGGATTGGATGAGGACCTTCCTACCGTTTTGCTGATGGGTGGTGGTGAAGGAATGGGTCCCATTGAGTCCACGGCTCGTGCTCTTGGGGATGCATTATATGATGAAGTTAATGGAGAAGCAATAGGCCAGGTTCTTGTGATTTGTGGCCGAAATAAAAAACTTGCCAACAAGTTGCAATCCATTGAGTGGAAGATTAACGTCCAG GTGAAGGGTTTTGTCACCAAGATGGAGGAGTACATGGGTGCCTGCGATTGCATTATAACTAAG GCTGGCCCTGGAACAATCGCGGAGGCTATGATTCGAGGACTTCCTATAGTCCTAAATGGTTACATTGCTGGACAG GAGGCTGGGAATGTCCCATACGTTGTTAAAAATGGATGTGGAAAATTCTCAAAGTGTCCGAAGGAGATAGCCAACATCGTTTCAGAATGGTTTGGTCCCAAAAGAGGCGAACTCATAGCCATGTCTCAAAATGCACTTAGGCTTGCCAGACCAGACGCCGTTTTTAAGATAGTTCACGATCTTCACGAATTGGTTAGACAAAACAACAAGGTACCTTTGTATTGTACGACTTAA
- the LOC140989665 gene encoding cytochrome P450 714C2-like codes for MEKMMFIIPTCLLLILLAVFTRIFISLVIKPRRIREILKRQGIDGPPARILLGNIPEIKRSREEAENAPENHPNPPVIHNAAAVFPFFDQWKKKYGRLFRFALGNMQVIYVTDSDLVKEITTCTSLDLGRPAYQQKEFGPLLGQGVLSSNGPAWARQRKIMAPELYMDKVKGMIDIITESSLELVNSWKQKFECGGEILEIKVDEDMKRFSGDIISKACFGSSYSKGREIFSKLGDLQEIMSKKTLYMGIPGLRYLPTKTNRKMWRLEKEISSLILKIVRERQEAGHEKDLLQTLVEGAKASDLNPKALDQFIVDNCRNIYLAGFETSAVAASWCLMLLASNPEWQTRAREEVLEVCQGQIPDVQMLRKMKLLNMVIQETMRLYPPGPTLAREALKDMKIGNIWVPKGVNLWTMVATLHTDTTLWGPDALEFKPQRFQNGIAGACTNPNSYVPFGFGQRVCIGQHLAMLELKMLFALILSNFSFTLSPKYVHSPTMTIIIEPKHGVYLLAKKL; via the exons ATGGAGAAGATGATGTTCATAATTCCCACTTGTCTGCTTCTGATCCTGCTGGCCGTCTTCACTCGAATCTTCATTTCACTGGTGATCAAACCTCGAAGAATCCGTGAAATACTCAAGCGGCAAGGGATCGATGGCCCTCCCGCCAGAATCCTGCTGGGAAACATTCCCGAGATCAAAAGATCTCGAGAAGAAGCCGAGAATGCGCCGGAGAATCACCCCAATCCTCCGGTTATCCACAACGCCGCCGCTGTCTTCCCCTTCTTCGACCAATGGAAAAAGAAGTACG GTAGATTGTTCAGGTTTGCTCTTGGTAATATGCAAGTAATTTACGTGACTGATTCGGATCTAGTGAAGGAAATCACTACATGTACATCACTGGACTTGGGCCGGCCTGCTTACCAGCAGAAAGAATTTGGGCCTTTGCTTGGACAAGGTGTCTTGTCGTCCAATGGGCCTGCATGGGCCCGTCAGAGGAAAATTATGGCTCCTGAATTGTACATGGACAAAGTCAAG GGAATGATCGACATTATTACCGAATCATCCTTGGAGCTGGTGAATTCGTGGAAGCAGAAGTTCGAGTGTGGAGGAGAAATTCTTGAGATTAAAGTTGATGAAGACATGAAAAGATTTTCAGGAGACATAATATCCAAAGCCTGTTTTGGAAGTAGTTACTCCAAGGGTCGGGAGATTTTCTCGAAGCTGGGGGATCTCCAAGAAATTATGTCCAAAAAGACACTATATATGGGCATTCCTGGTCTAAG ATATTTGCCCACTAAAACCAATAGGAAAATGTGGAGGCTAGAGAAAGAAATAAGTTCATTGATCTTGAAGATAGTGAGAGAAAGACAAGAAGCTGGACATGAGAAAGATTTGTTGCAAACTCTTGTTGAAGGTGCGAAGGCCAGTGATTTGAACCCGAAGGCATTGGATCAATTCATAGTTGACAACTGCAGAAACATCTACTTAGCCGGATTCGAGACATCTGCGGTGGCTGCATCATGGTGTCTCATGTTGTTGGCTTCGAACCCTGAATGGCAAACAAGAGCCAGAGAAGAGGTTTTAGAAGTTTGCCAAGGTCAAATCCCTGACGTACAAATGCTTCGGAAGATGAAACTA TTGAATATGGTGATTCAAGAAACTATGCGCCTTTACCCTCCTGGTCCTACCTTGGCGAGGGAAGCTTTGAAAGACATGAAAATTGGAAACATTTGGGTACCCAAAGGTGTAAACTTGTGGACCATGGTGGCGACGTTGCACACTGATACTACATTGTGGGGACCAGATGCTTTAGAGTTTAAACCACAAAGGTTCCAAAATGGAATCGCGGGTGCTTGCACGAACCCCAACTCGTATGTGCCATTTGGATTCGGGCAACGAGTGTGCATTGGCCAGCATCTGGCCATGCTTGAGCTCAAGATGTTGTTTGCTCTTATCTTGTCAAATTTTTCTTTCACCCTATCTCCTAAGTATGTCCATTCACCTACTATGACAATCATCATTGAGCCAAAACATGGAGTATATCTCTTAGCCAAGAAGTtgtaa